CGACTTAACATCGTACCACCTAACAAAGGGAAACCTATCGTTTCTGAAATGGTCCAATAACATGATAACCCCGACACTTCTGGATGGGACCTCCATAAGACTGAACATTTATAACAACAACTCGGGGGAGGTTGGTCTGATTGATGGCATGCATTCAGGAAGCTAAATAGTTAACAATCTACACATCATATATATGCCTTACACTCTTAAAATATCATGTATTTTGGTCATACTCTGTAAATATCTTTTAGAATTTGTTTTCCAaagttttgaacaaaaaaacccaattatTTTGAGTACATTTTTTAGTCTAAAGGAGGGGTATTTAACCCTAAAATATCAATGACCTTCAAGCATTTCTTATTACTGTGATTGAGGCCGGTCTAGCACAgtgttctggttttttttttgacgtaccacatgtatattatttacgGATCGTTTTACCACGGACGCCGTGCTAATAGTCTTTAcataatgaacaattaattttgtttctaaTAATAATAACCACAATACAATCGTTGCCTCCTAAATAGCAAATGTCTCGCCAACGtctgaaaacacaaaagaaTGAATATTCCATTAATCACAAAAACAGCGTCTGAAGTTCTGAACACATTTGTGtcttatatagaaataatatataaaaaacatataaGAATTTATGATCTTATTTTAAGCCTTCGATAATGTCGGTGTCTGGAGCCACTCTTATAAAGGCAGACCAGCAGGCAACGAACGGGGTTGTTCAGGTCATAGACAGAGTCCTCTATAGCATCCCCGATGACACAATTTCAAACTACATTCAAGAGAACAGCAGGCTCAGGAAACTAGCTATGTTGATGCAGATAGCAGGCTACCATGACAGCCTTGACAGTAAAGAAAACAATATGATAtcctttattatttaaatacttGTCGTTGCTTTGACGATAAAATTAGCAGAAATGATTTCCTTTTAAATCATCAATtctaacaaatgaaaaaaaatgttggaatTTGAATGATCTGGTTTTAATTACTAGTATTCTGTCATAAGTTAATCTTTGATTTTAGTTTTTGGAAGGAGGTAGCTGCTGGTCTCTAGGTCCCggtctaaaaaaaaagaatcagcTGGACGATCTGATCGTCATCCGATTTGTTTTTATCAGACCGTGAGCTACAAACCTGCAGCTTGGATGAAGGAGGGCAATCTGATTGAAGCAGAGGGGACAATCAATACAACACcgttttttctatattttcttaattatgaaccttttaaataaaaatgcatcCAGCACGCATAGTAACCCGGAATTGAACATTAAATAGCGCTGTATGCATGGCATTTTGAAGAGAGAGACCGTGGGTTGATAACATAAGGAATAAAACCGAGGAAGGTAGTTTGATCATTTGTATCCGATATTTAAGTGAAATGACTTCAGCTTCCTCAACTTTTTTGATCAGCATGGCATCTAAGGCGGCTAATTAGGaccttgttttatttcattatcgGTCTGTCAGTTCAATCAAGCACTCAGCATCCAAAAATGAGAGTCATCTCACCatgctttgattttattttctgttactTAGCATTCAACTCCGACAAATTTTAAAAGGTTTCTCCTtgctgatatttattttttttatttggcttgattttagatacatgtaaaataaattccatctgtataatgatttttaaacactATCTTTTCATCGAGAAAATGGACAAAGTAATGTGCGTAATTGTATAATTAGTCACTTTAGGTAACGGTGCATTTTAACAGTTTCATTTACTTTTCGCATTCACTTATAATCATTCATTCATTCTAAATTTCTTTATACTTTGCAGTTCATCAAATATCATTGTACAAACCAAATATAATAAAGTACAGAAGTGGGTATTTCAGAGGAGACCCtagtacatatatacatatataagtaaAGGGGAGAAgaatcaaaagaaaaacatcTTAAGTTAATTACAAATATCGTTTCTCAATTTCATACTATAGTAGAATGATATATTTGCCGAGGTTACACATATCTTTATCTGTTAATTCTAGTTATTAAACAATTGCAATAGCTTGAACATCGGTGGTTtctcataaaaataatcaaaatcatttatcaaatattgtggttcctcaattatttttttctgagttAATGCATTACATAATATAGGCGCGTCAATGACATCACTTTTTTATATGTAGCTTGGAACTGGTATATCGAGTCGTTATTTCTTATCTCTTGCTAAAGAGTGATTATTATTAGCCTATGCAATGTTTACCGCCTTTGCTCTTGGTGTATGTATTACGTGACTTGCACACGTCTGGTCTTGATTGATTATAAAGTACAGGGAAGTAAAAATCTGATAATAATGACGAGCAATGCAAGTTTATTAATCAATGGTAAATGCTACTCCTCATTAGCATCTGTTAATCTACATTGATATCCATCTTTTTGCGCATATTGCaagtttcaaaaacgtcattaaGGAAATATGTCATATCCTAAAATGTGGAACACAAGATTCATACAAAAATGTCTTCATCTAATGGTGgcacgtttaaaaaaaatctaaatgtgATCGACAACCTAGAATCTATCAACTTAATCTTTATGTTCTGTACAAAATGCAGGAATTTCCTTCGATAATTACTGTTTTTACAGATCAGCAGAACTTTGAGTTCGTTTTATTGGGACTTTAATTGTTCCctttttttacttttccaatactaatattttttttatttatagagcAAAACATCACATTATTTGCGCCTTCCGATGCCGTCTTCGAAGAAATGGGAGCTAACTTTACAAATCTCTTGACTAACGCATCAACCATTAAAGGTATGCAATTATAACAGTAGATTTTGTTATATGTGGTATTCATACTGGAtaataaatgattataaaagaaaaactattgaaaacagagagagagagagagagagagagagagagagagagagagagagagagagagagagagagagagagagagagaacgagagagagagattgagagagagattGAAACTGCCTAATAACCacattagatacatgtatttataagaaTAGATGATTGTATGACATTCGTTATCAAAATGCGATATGTTTTGCGTGTTGAACTTAAATAAAAGTCAATGATATTCAACCGGCAGCTATAGAATCGGAATAATTATATTTAGCACGGGTCTAGTATTTTTTTATAGTTAAAATTTGCTAAACAAAGCTAActtataaaattaatggaacGTTTTATTAAATCATCATTGCATCTAATCTAACGaaatgttttcctttttcaTAAAAACGTGATGATAAAAACTACAAACAGACAGCAACGTTAACATAACTGTACTTAGATTTGTAACTTGCCCAAgccgattatttttttcttcttctcctTTTACAGGCATTATACAGAACTAATCAAAATGAAGCTCAATACACAGTAAAAACTTCAGCTGATCAAAACGCAAAATCGAGAAAGgccaaaattgaaatatttagttcacgaaatttgaaattgaaataatgtACTAAAACCTAGGAGTCAGTTTGTTgtgatattttgtttgaaaggCGTTATGTAATGTAGGTTCAAAAGTTACAAATAACAGGCGAGCTTATTACCATcacttttacatattttatcaatatactggcgtgcgaccagttcttgccgagtaccatttctcgccagtacgtTGTGACATCATTAATcgtctatatttttatttaaggaatgaattcaaaatttatttgttttatacgatataaaatggtttggggcagtttacgctttataaaccgcgaagcggtttataaaaaagcgtaaactgttacaaaccattttatatcgtataaaactaataaattttgaattcattgcttataatttaattttttatacttcattgtatataaaaacggtcattttacctttaaaatgacgtaaaattgtacaaaattcaaacgtaacgtcaggcgtattgatacattttagacgttagtcttactatgacgtaggcaacattctttatacgatataaaataatcttttagccaatcagaaagcttgttacaaccagaattaaattatgtgttgataaaatgacgtcacaatgcactggcgagaaatggtactcggcgagatcTGGTAGCACGCCAGTACAGTTTGTAGAGGTAAGACCGAAATCAAAACGGGAAGTTTGTTGATGGTATTATGATTTTGCCACGTTTGCTGAATCGTTTGAACAATTGTCTAATGCAGTGTCTGTTGTATAATTGTCTCATGGAGTGTTTGTTAAACAATTGTCTCTTATTCAGTGTATGTTGTACAGTTGTATTATGCAGTGTCTGTAGTACAATTGTCGTATAAAATGTCTGTAGTACAGTTGTCTTGTGCACTGTGTGTAGTACAGTTGTCTTATGCAGTGTCTGTTGTACAGTTGTCTTATGCAGTGTATGTTGTACAGTCGTCTTATACAGTGTATGTTGTACAATTGTCTTATGTAGTGTTTGTTGTTTAGTTGCAGTGTTTGTAGTACAATGGTGTTATGCAGTGTCTGTGGTTCAGTTGTCTAATGCAGTATTTGTTGTACAGTTGTATTATGGAATGTCCGTTGTAAAGTTGTCTAATGGAGTGTCTGCTGTACAATTGTCTTATGTAGTGTCTGTTGTTAAGTTGTCTTATGGAGTGTATGTTGTACAGTTGTCTTATGCATGTCTGTTGTACAGTTGTCTTATGCACTGTCTGTAGTACAATTGCCTTATGCAGTGTCTGTTTTACAATTGTCCTATTGAATGTCTGTTGTAAAGTTGTCTGTTGTACAATTTTCTTATGCAGTGTATGTTGTACAGTTGTCTTATGCAGTGTCTGTAGTACAATTGCCTTATGCAGTGTATGTTGTACAGTTGTCTTATGGAGTGTCTTTTGTACAGTTGTCTTATGGACTGTCTGTTGTACAATTGTATTATGCAGTGTCttttgtacaattgtattatGTAGTGTCTGTAGAACTGTAACGTGTCGGGCATCGACCAGGCGTTTAGGTCCGTGTCCGGTTCACCCGAGTTTTATAGAGAATCCCAAGTGCCTTTAGGATGTACGAACagctttaattcaaaatatataaataaacgtAAACTACTGCCTTGTGGTTATTTCTCAATACATATATAAgctattttaatgttttccaaCCGTCCTTGCTACCTGGCAAGGCAACTTGTCGCTCAGCTACTTGGTAATACAACTGGGTCAATCAATCTGGCTATGCCACTTTGTCTATCTATTTGCACCCGATAAAATACTAATTTAATCAATTCTAATATACCAAACTTTCTAGTTACATAATTCACATCTGTGAAATTTTACTATACAGTAATTTGCACTAGGGATTACTTCACGTATAAATATAAATCTAACATAAGCGCTTAAGGACCGCCAAACATACTTTTTCGATTTATTAGTCTATCTGACTAATAAGAAACtacaaaaactgtttttgttgtttggttttatataataaaacacttaaataactgttttaatcatttgacattttaattacactatttacaataataactgataaaaaaaaataccaacaagggaagataactctgTCAAGCGTTTCAGAACAATTGTCTTATGCAGTGTCTGTAGAATAATTGTTTTATGCAGTGTCTGTAGGACAATTGTATTATGCAGTTTCtgttgtaaaattgtattttgcatGTGGTGTTTGTGTACAATATAACTGTATTGTGTGTTAACTGCTGTACAATTGCGTTTTGAAGTGGCTGTTGTACAATCATATGTGCTGTGTTTGTTGTAccattataattattatttgcaCAGTTATCCTATTCATAATTGTTGTACAGTTATACTGTATGGTGTCGCACAATTATGTTATGTGATATTTGTTGTGCATTAATGTTTTACTGGGTGCTATCAGTTTTTTAATTGTAACATGTGATGTGTTTTGTGCAATTGCACTGATGTGCAGCTGCACTGTGTGGTATGCATTGTGCATTTTATTGTACTGTTATTTGTTACCAGCTTTATTCCGAAATCACACAGTAAACAACACGTTTTACACCAACGGCCTTAGAATTCTTGACGGCGGATATATTACTAACTTACCTGGGACAAAGCTTCCAATCAAGATAAATCAAGGTAATTGTGACGTATGCAAGCGCAAGTTAACGAAGGGGCAATTCAATTAGAAAATATGTTAATGCAATTTTAtcagaaaacaaatatataaaattaatcctAAATGActcattttgtgatttttttttttgggggggggggggggcaaaataaTGCAAATGCTAACGCTTAAGTCCTTCAAAATAGTAGCAATTCTTATTTcagagtatttttttcatttagaatgAACGCCTCATATATTcatgtatgaaatatgaaaaatattacatacagttgtattaaaaatttttattatacGTACTGGATAGCAAAACAGTCACTGACAATGTtcttgatatatatgtatagaaCGGTTTCTTTTGTATTACAaaatggtgggtttttttttttataaaaaggtcCCTTTAGAAtactttgtaaaatatttcGGTCATTTTTCAGTCACTTTTCGGTTGTCTtgctgtaaattttgaatttatgatgtaaatacaaagtttacaacatgaccactgtaaattttgtatttacacctaCATTATGACAATTAACTGAATGACATTGATCAAATTGTGCATGCTCCTTAATATACACCAAGTGTTCCTTACATTCATTGTAACTATGCTTCgaattattttactttaatcAAGACCGGTCGATTAGATAGCATAGAATGTTTTACCGTTTAATCACTCcaaaagacaaaataaaaaaaaaaaaccctaaaggAAATAAATGCTCATTCTTTCGAAATAAGGAGTACAGAACAACGAACGCAAAGTAATTAAACATAGACATTAAAAAAAGAGAGCATTATTCGACTATCGGTATGAAATAGGCTGACTGAGCAATATATCCAgattattcatataaaaataaacaatactatCGAGaacattaataattaaaaatatgatgtcACAATGACGTCACAAGTGCCTTATTACGTAgacaaaggaaaataaaaagggggaaaatctTTTAAACAGTAAATAGAAGTTCATTGACATGCCTGTTATCTTTTGTATATTACTCATTAGTGTATTTATACAACAATCGTTAAACAGATATACATTCATGCACACTTTCACAATCACGGTCACAAAAACATACAAGCTCGTGGGCACTGTGGCAACGCACTTGTTGTCACAAATTGATATGGACTTCGTCTATATTTCTTTAATCACCGCCCCTTATCATTTCTTCCTAAACATATGATATTCAACATATTGGATTAAACATCAAAAGGCTTCAAATGAGAAAAAATTCGTAtgaataaagtacatgtataatggtaTTGCAAATACAATATAGAAATAGCCAAGCTATATTCTCCAGCATGGTGAACATCTGCACATGTCTGAATATAAAACCTCCTCTGATATTCAAACCAGATATATTATTTTAGTATAAAACAAGAGCGATACATTAAACAAACGATATCAACTGAAAAACAAATCAGGGTATATACTCTTTGCActgatattctttttaaaaaagcatatcatatttgatatacacAACTGACGTTAATATCGAGATTGTGCAATCTTTGCAAATTGTACTcgaattaagaaatgaagataataatttttctattgatcgacgtatcaaagaaaaaattgaccggaaaacttcatcaatgcgcgtagcgcattgatgaaaaagttttccggtcaattttttctttgatacgtcgatcaatagaaaaattattatcttcatttcttatcatttaataaaacattttcaaataaaaaaatgtgaagtgtcattgatcaaaaatgtaaataatgtaaatgaagcggcgcgtatgaatacaaaacaacaacagcaacaaaattcaaaatggattcgccttcagctgatgcagagctactgggctgaatttaatggattaaacacaa
This genomic window from Crassostrea angulata isolate pt1a10 chromosome 8, ASM2561291v2, whole genome shotgun sequence contains:
- the LOC128160028 gene encoding transforming growth factor-beta-induced protein ig-h3-like translates to MFKTVQVVVLLNLANCFSQCIATPPKSGPKWSIYDLLDELGLKSFSGLLETTGFMYTLSANASGPFTVYAPTDEAFNNLPPSVMKKLQNDDNWRLLHDLTSYHLTKGNLSFLKWSNNMITPTLLDGTSIRLNIYNNNSGEPSIMSVSGATLIKADQQATNGVVQVIDRVLYSIPDDTISNYIQENSRLRKLAMLMQIAGYHDSLDKQNITLFAPSDAVFEEMGANFTNLLTNASTIKALFRNHTVNNTFYTNGLRILDGGYITNLPGTKLPIKINQGVYVSGAKLVEEDVSLKNGVLHIINKLL